In one Diabrotica virgifera virgifera chromosome 5, PGI_DIABVI_V3a genomic region, the following are encoded:
- the LOC126884255 gene encoding facilitated trehalose transporter Tret1-like, with amino-acid sequence MGCPFGAILGSYLGDTLGRKKSILMAAPIAFFGNIWLAFANDVWMLFAIRFIIGVSDGFSFTIFPVYIGEISSPEIRGFLSSLLTLMFLFGILFINIIGSIWSIFTCAIIASIIPLLHFITFIFMPESPYWYVKVKRYDDAEKSLQIFRGEKDVQKQLLIIKETIRDEEERGKPKVTDLITIPSNRRATIITFLIVLQNKATAKSPLLFFTKTIFEKTGSDISPTVSTISYSAVEMLIAALTCYFILDRFGKRILCIICVIGCIVSLLAIGIYFQLDDTANELLVYLNWLPLTALICFNIFYNVGISFAPFCFACELFPTGVRAYALTMTEISMSICTVISGKAFHWLQSYYGSFAIPFFTFSALCLLVFIFVIKLTPETKGKSLEEIQLFLKAKTK; translated from the coding sequence ATGGGTTGCCCGTTCGGTGCAATTTTGGGAAGTTATTTAGGAGATACTCTAGGTAGAAAAAAATCAATTCTCATGGCAGCTCCAATAGCGTTCTTTGGAAATATTTGGCTAGCTTTTGCAAATGATGTGTGGATGCTATTTGCTATAAGATTTATTATAGGAGTTTCAGATGGATTCAGTTTTACTATATTTCCAGTGTATATAGGAGAAATATCTTCTCCAGAAATCAGAGGATTCTTGTCCTCACTTCTAACTTTAATGTTCCTCtttggtattttatttattaatattattggTTCAATTTGGAGCATTTTTACCTGTGCTATAATAGCATCCATTATTCCCCTACTACACTTCATTACCTTTATATTTATGCCTGAATCACCATACTGGTATGTTAAAGTTAAACGATACGATGACGCAGAAAAATCTTTGCAGATTTTTCGAGGAGAAAAAGATGTTCAAAAACAGTTATTAATTATAAAAGAGACTATAAGGGACGAGGAAGAAAGAGGTAAACCCAAAGTTACTGATTTAATTACAATTCCAAGTAACAGACGTGCAACTATCATTACTTTTCTAATAGTCTTACAAAACAAAGCTACTGCTAAAAGTCCTTTAttgttttttaccaaaaccaTATTTGAAAAAACTGGAAGTGATATTAGTCCGACAGTCTCTACAATATCATACTCTGCAGTTGAAATGTTAATAGCTGCCTTAACATGTTATTTTATTCTTGACAGATTCGGTAAAAGAATCTTGTGTATAATCTGTGTCATTGGGTGTATTGTATCTCTTTTAGCTATTGGCATTTATTTTCAACTAGATGATACTGCAAATGAATTGCTTGTTTACTTAAATTGGTTGCCTTTAACGGCTCTAatctgttttaatattttttataatgtcGGGATATCCTTTGCTCCATTTTGTTTCGCATGTGAGTTATTTCCCACAGGAGTAAGGGCCTATGCCCTTACGATGACTGAGATATCTATGTCTATTTGTACTGTAATATCGGGAAAAGCATTTCATTGGCTACAAAGTTATTACGGTTCATTTGCTATTCCGTTTTTCACGTTTTCGGCTTTATGTTTACTTGTTTTCATCTTTGTCATTAAGCTTACTCCGGAAACTAAAGGAAAGTCCTTGGAAGAAATTCAGCTATTTTTGAAAGCTAAAACAAAATAG